A single genomic interval of Raphanus sativus cultivar WK10039 unplaced genomic scaffold, ASM80110v3 Scaffold0767, whole genome shotgun sequence harbors:
- the LOC130503015 gene encoding UDP-glycosyltransferase 71C5-like — MKKSELIFIPLPETGHLLSTIEFGKRLLDLDRRISMITILSMKLPYAPHADASLASLTSSEPGIRLIGLPEIQDPPPIKLLDTSSETYIIDFVAKNIPFLRQTIQDLVSSGEEDSNHVAGLILDFFCVDLIDVGREVNLPSYIFMTSNFGFLGFLQYLPERHHLVSSEEFKESSGDEELPVPAFLERVPAKVLPPGVFDKLSYATLVKIGERLTQAKGILVNSFSEVEPYAVEHFSSGDYPRAYPVGPVLNLTGRTNPGLASAQYEEMMKWLGEQPDSSVLFLCFGSMGVFSSPQIKEIAHALELVGCRFIWAIRTNMEGDGDPHEPLPEGFVDRTMGRGTVCSWAPQIDILAHKATGGFVSHCGWNSIQESLWYGVPIATWPMYAEQQLNAFEMVKELGLAVEIRLDYVADGDRVTLELVSADEIATAIRCLMDGENPIRKKVRDISTAARKAVSNGGSSMVATGDFIRDILGDHV, encoded by the coding sequence ATGAAGAAATCAGAGCTGATCTTCATCCCACTTCCGGAGACTGGCCATCTTTTGTCAACGATCGAATTCGGAAAGCGTTTGCTAGATCTCGACCGTCGGATTTCGATGATCACAATCCTCTCCATGAAGCTCCCTTACGCTCCTCATGCAGACGCTTCCTTGGCCTCGCTCACATCCTCCGAGCCTGGGATCCGACTCATCGGCCTCCCGGAGATCCAAGACCCACCTCCCATCAAGCTCCTCGACACTTCCTCCGAGACTTACATCATTGACTTCGTCGCTAAAAACATACCATTTCTCAGACAAACAATCCAAGACTTGGTCTCGTCCGGAGAAGAAGACTCAAACCATGTCGCAGGATTgattcttgatttcttctgcGTGGACTTGATCGACGTCGGGCGCGAGGTGAACCTTCCTTCGTACATCTTCATGACTTCAAATTTCGGTTTCTTGGGGTTTCTACAGTATCTACCGGAACGGCACCATTTGGTTTCTTCAGAGGAGTTCAAAGAGAGCTCCGGGGATGAGGAGTTGCCGGTGCCGGCGTTTTTGGAACGAGTTCCGGCCAAGGTTCTGCCGCCTGGTGTGTTTGACAAACTCTCTTACGCAACTCTGGTCAAAATTGGCGAGCGGTTGACTCAAGccaagggtattttggtcaaCTCGTTCTCGGAAGTGGAGCCGTATGCTGTTGAACATTTTTCAAGTGGAGATTACCCGCGTGCGTATCCTGTTGGGCCGGTTCTCAACTTAACTGGCCGTACAAATCCTGGCTTAGCTTCGGCCCAATACGAAGAGATGATGAAATGGCTAGGCGAGCAACCAGACTCGTCTGTTTTGTTCCTGTGTTTTGGGAGCATGGGAGTGTTCAGTTCACCTCAGATCAAAGAGATTGCTCACGCGCTCGAGCTAGTAGGATGCAGGTTCATCTGGGCGATACGTACAAACATGGAGGGAGACGGAGATCCCCACGAGCCGCTTCCAGAAGGATTCGTGGATCGAACAATGGGCCGTGGAACCGTGTGTAGTTGGGCTCCACAGATAGATATCTTGGCCCATAAGGCAACCGGTGGGTTCGTGTCTCACTGCGGGTGGAACTCTATACAGGAGAGTCTTTGGTACGGCGTACCGATCGCGACGTGGCCAATGTATGCGGAGCAACAGCTGAACGCGTTCGAGATGGTGAAAGAGCTGGGCTTGGCCGTGGAGATAAGACTTGATTACGTCGCTGATGGTGATAGGGTGACGCTAGAGCTTGTGTCCGCTGATGAAATTGCAACAGCCATCAGATGTTTGATGGACGGTGAGAACCCTATCAGGAAGAAGGTTAGAGATATTTCAACAGCAGCGAGGAAAGCTGTTAGCAACGGTGGATCCTCTATGGTGGCCACCGGAGATTTTATCAGAGATATTCTTGGTGATCACGTTTGA